From Shewanella psychrophila, a single genomic window includes:
- the dbpA gene encoding ATP-dependent RNA helicase DbpA: MSFSTLTLKPELVSNLKTMGYDSMTSIQAQSLPAILNGEDVIGQGKTGSGKTAAFGLGLLNKLDVKRFRIQSLVLCPTRELADQVAKEIRTLARGIHNIKVLTLCGGVPMGPQIGSLEHGAHIIVGTPGRIIDHLSRELLNLENVNTLVLDEADRMLEMGFLPDLDYIMAEMPRERQTLLFSATFPKQIQKVAEEIMFEPVMVKVASTHDSSSIDQHFYQIDSNKDRQKALRLLLLQHRPESAVVFCNTKRETKDVAATLANDGFSVVALHGDLEQRDRDITLMQFANKSASIMVATDVAARGLDIEALDMVINYEFAFDTEVHIHRIGRTGRAGSKGTAFTFYTYDDDYKIKLLEEYLERDIVSEGLPPENLLDTFPTQPKMVTLQIEGGKKNKVRPGDILGALTGEDGIQGSEVGKIKITEFRSYVAVDRKVAKRALHKIVNGKLKGRMYRAWEMR, from the coding sequence ATGTCATTTTCGACATTAACCTTGAAACCTGAGTTAGTTAGTAACCTAAAAACCATGGGTTATGACTCGATGACATCCATTCAGGCACAAAGCTTACCGGCTATCTTAAATGGTGAAGATGTAATTGGCCAAGGTAAAACAGGTTCAGGTAAAACCGCAGCATTTGGCTTAGGTCTATTAAACAAGTTAGACGTGAAACGTTTTCGTATTCAGTCGCTAGTCTTATGTCCGACTCGAGAACTGGCCGATCAGGTAGCGAAAGAGATCCGTACTCTGGCTCGTGGTATTCACAACATCAAGGTGCTGACCCTATGTGGTGGTGTGCCGATGGGGCCGCAGATCGGCTCGCTTGAGCATGGAGCCCATATCATAGTGGGTACGCCGGGTCGTATTATTGATCACCTGTCACGTGAGCTGCTAAATCTGGAAAACGTCAACACCTTAGTCCTTGATGAAGCCGATCGTATGTTGGAAATGGGCTTCTTACCTGATCTAGACTACATTATGGCTGAGATGCCACGTGAACGTCAGACCTTATTGTTTAGCGCCACATTCCCTAAGCAGATTCAAAAGGTCGCAGAAGAGATTATGTTTGAACCCGTGATGGTCAAGGTAGCATCAACTCACGACAGCAGCAGTATCGATCAGCACTTTTATCAGATCGACAGCAATAAAGATCGCCAAAAAGCGCTGCGATTATTACTGTTGCAGCATCGTCCCGAGAGCGCCGTGGTCTTCTGTAATACCAAGCGTGAAACCAAAGATGTTGCCGCCACATTAGCCAATGATGGCTTTAGCGTAGTGGCACTTCATGGTGATCTGGAGCAGAGAGATAGAGATATCACCCTGATGCAGTTCGCCAACAAGAGTGCCTCTATCATGGTGGCAACGGATGTCGCCGCTCGCGGTTTGGATATCGAAGCCTTAGATATGGTGATTAATTACGAATTTGCCTTCGATACCGAAGTGCATATTCACCGCATTGGCCGAACCGGGCGCGCTGGTAGCAAGGGGACAGCCTTTACTTTTTATACCTATGATGATGATTACAAGATCAAGTTATTAGAAGAGTATCTTGAACGTGATATCGTTAGCGAAGGTTTACCACCTGAGAACCTGTTAGACACCTTCCCGACTCAGCCTAAGATGGTTACTCTGCAGATCGAAGGCGGTAAGAAGAATAAGGTTCGCCCTGGGGATATTCTCGGAGCACTAACAGGTGAAGATGGGATTCAAGGCTCTGAAGTCGGCAAGATTAAGATCACCGAATTCCGCTCATATGTAGCCGTTGACCGCAAAGTCGCCAAGCGTGCTCTGCATAAGATAGTCAATGGCAAGCTTAAAGGCCGCATGTATCGTGCATGGGAAATGCGCTAG
- a CDS encoding GFA family protein: MTNKKKTQEQAVKEASAINLEGGCLCGALRYSVSAMPFDADHCHCRICQKSTGAVVGSWMDFLIEQISWLCGKPSEYASSDTTRRGFCSNCGTSISFRDTKHPKYYTLSIASLDESHLVPVKYHIHTSSQISWLCIKDDTPKYPGSRR; this comes from the coding sequence ATGACTAATAAGAAAAAGACCCAAGAACAAGCTGTAAAAGAAGCTTCTGCCATCAATTTAGAAGGCGGCTGCTTGTGTGGCGCACTCAGATATAGTGTATCGGCAATGCCCTTCGATGCAGACCATTGCCACTGTCGCATCTGCCAAAAAAGCACGGGAGCCGTAGTAGGCAGCTGGATGGATTTTCTTATCGAGCAGATCAGTTGGCTTTGCGGCAAACCAAGCGAATATGCTTCCTCAGACACCACAAGGCGCGGATTTTGTTCTAACTGTGGTACCAGTATCAGCTTTCGCGATACAAAGCATCCGAAATACTACACGTTAAGCATTGCATCATTGGATGAATCACACTTAGTGCCAGTTAAGTATCATATACACACTTCCAGCCAGATTAGTTGGCTATGTATAAAGGATGATACTCCCAAGTATCCAGGCTCTCGTCGTTAG
- a CDS encoding methylamine utilization protein: MKIFILTFGIWLSIQTVNATEEFVVSQKDKAFSVETISINVGDTIYFLNADPFFHNIFSLSDTQFFDLGSYPKDESRPVVFTTPGLVQIECAIHSQMMLTVEVKE; encoded by the coding sequence ATGAAGATATTTATCTTAACATTTGGTATTTGGCTTTCTATTCAGACGGTAAACGCCACTGAAGAGTTTGTCGTGTCCCAGAAAGATAAAGCCTTTAGTGTTGAAACAATCTCAATTAATGTCGGCGATACGATTTATTTTTTAAATGCGGATCCCTTTTTTCATAATATCTTTAGCCTTTCTGACACTCAATTTTTTGATCTGGGATCTTATCCCAAAGATGAGTCTCGTCCGGTTGTATTTACTACTCCGGGCTTAGTTCAAATCGAGTGCGCGATCCATTCTCAAATGATGCTAACAGTCGAAGTTAAAGAGTGA
- a CDS encoding cytochrome-c peroxidase yields the protein MKTLIHIALMVSALSLSNSLSAEDLNGYIFEPGHSSLQKWLLPKVAPSPENNPQSQEKIQLGKMLFFDPRLSGDGSMSCASCHNPMLGWSDAQPVARGHKSQLLQRATPTITNAGFNHIQMWDGRAKTLEEQAIGPMEAVMEMNSNFEQLLSLLKNTQGYVDAFEVVFPTEGINKETVVKAIASFERTVVSNNSPFDAWVRGDRLAMTILQIQGFKLFIDPGKGNCAVCHSAPNFTDDGFHNIGLVSFGVEEPDLGRYRERPLNLMKGAFKTPTLRDISLSAPYFHDGSAETLEDVLAFYNLGGEVKTNLSPNLKTQSLTQDEMAAIIAFLQGLSSAPKSITLPLLPQ from the coding sequence TTGAAGACATTGATTCATATAGCACTAATGGTATCTGCGCTCAGTTTATCAAATTCATTGAGTGCTGAAGACTTGAATGGGTATATTTTTGAACCGGGTCACTCGAGTTTGCAAAAGTGGCTGTTGCCTAAGGTTGCCCCCTCGCCAGAGAACAACCCCCAAAGCCAAGAAAAAATACAATTAGGGAAAATGCTCTTCTTCGATCCCAGACTCAGTGGCGATGGCAGTATGTCCTGTGCAAGCTGTCATAATCCTATGCTTGGTTGGTCAGATGCACAACCTGTCGCCAGAGGGCATAAGAGCCAGTTGCTGCAACGTGCTACACCAACAATAACCAATGCTGGCTTTAATCATATACAGATGTGGGATGGAAGAGCCAAAACACTGGAAGAGCAAGCTATCGGCCCTATGGAAGCCGTAATGGAAATGAATAGCAATTTTGAACAATTGCTTAGTCTGCTCAAAAATACTCAGGGGTATGTTGATGCATTCGAAGTTGTGTTTCCTACTGAAGGTATTAATAAAGAAACGGTGGTAAAGGCGATAGCTAGTTTTGAGCGCACCGTTGTCAGCAATAACTCACCCTTCGATGCTTGGGTGAGGGGGGATAGATTAGCTATGACGATCTTACAAATCCAAGGGTTTAAGCTGTTCATCGATCCAGGTAAAGGCAATTGTGCCGTGTGCCACAGCGCGCCAAATTTTACTGATGATGGTTTTCATAATATTGGGCTTGTTTCTTTTGGGGTTGAAGAGCCTGATTTGGGAAGGTATAGAGAGCGCCCATTAAACTTGATGAAAGGCGCTTTTAAGACACCAACTTTAAGAGATATTTCGTTATCTGCCCCCTATTTTCATGATGGTTCCGCTGAGACTCTTGAGGATGTTTTAGCATTTTACAATCTTGGTGGTGAAGTGAAAACGAATCTCTCACCCAACTTGAAAACCCAGTCCCTTACCCAAGATGAAATGGCTGCCATTATCGCGTTTCTACAAGGTCTGAGTAGCGCTCCTAAGAGCATTACATTACCCCTGTTGCCACAATAA
- a CDS encoding ATP-binding protein produces the protein MSVSDSIQLVIKKRLILTSIVLFSILIILGIYTTYSLYKLNIEVERTFESSKIRTEAIYTANDSVNHMEKALIKLIAVSDKASIREAAIASILATSILDEKIQNLQSQLPNNNTVSLLALSLNEIKPHRMKIIGYAKRNQDQMAFEIIEEITPKTLDIARNLNKLIKEDQADINQLLINFKQSEINTLVVVIIIITMTIGLLVVVNTRLQSAKLELDKLNHELEGKVKARTDALKHSFDEIQTTLMTLQLTQSKLVESEKMASLGCLAAGISHELNTPIGICLTSGSYLSDSARLLKEKYAREDLARDDFDEFINTIEQSLCLILSNLSRSSNLVKAFKKLSIQQSSETPRQVNFCNYINEIIFTLKPKLKGSQYIINLDCSEAVEVELVVSVLEEIMTNLIMNSLQHGFENLDRGEVFIHVSEQDDKIRLTYSDSGRGVAEEDFEKIFEPFFTTQRGLGRNGLGLTIVYNLIVHSLQGSISCRHDTQGHTLFEIELPKKQGG, from the coding sequence ATGTCAGTGTCTGATTCAATTCAATTAGTCATCAAAAAACGCTTAATACTGACCTCTATAGTGCTCTTTAGTATTCTTATTATTCTAGGCATCTATACCACCTATTCACTTTATAAGTTGAATATCGAAGTGGAACGGACATTCGAGAGTTCAAAGATCCGAACTGAGGCTATCTATACTGCAAACGATTCGGTTAATCATATGGAGAAGGCTTTAATCAAGTTAATTGCAGTCAGCGATAAGGCCAGCATCCGCGAGGCGGCGATCGCATCTATTCTGGCTACCTCTATTCTCGATGAGAAAATTCAGAACTTACAATCCCAGCTTCCAAACAACAATACGGTAAGTCTGCTTGCCCTCAGTTTGAATGAGATTAAGCCCCATAGAATGAAGATTATTGGCTATGCCAAAAGAAATCAAGACCAAATGGCGTTCGAGATAATTGAAGAGATAACCCCAAAGACATTAGACATTGCCCGCAATCTCAATAAGCTTATCAAAGAAGATCAAGCCGATATTAATCAGCTGCTGATCAATTTCAAACAATCGGAAATTAATACCTTAGTGGTGGTGATCATCATAATAACCATGACCATTGGCTTACTTGTGGTAGTCAATACACGACTGCAGAGCGCCAAGCTGGAACTAGATAAGTTAAATCATGAGTTAGAGGGCAAGGTTAAAGCTAGAACTGACGCCTTAAAACATTCTTTTGATGAAATTCAAACCACCTTGATGACCTTACAGCTCACTCAGAGCAAGCTAGTCGAGTCTGAAAAAATGGCTTCCTTAGGTTGTCTAGCCGCAGGAATTTCACATGAGCTCAATACTCCTATCGGGATCTGCTTAACGTCAGGCTCTTACTTGTCAGATTCGGCTCGTTTATTGAAAGAGAAATATGCCCGTGAAGATTTGGCTCGGGATGACTTCGACGAATTTATCAACACTATAGAGCAAAGTCTTTGCTTAATTTTATCCAACTTATCTCGTTCATCTAATCTGGTCAAAGCCTTTAAAAAACTGTCTATTCAGCAGTCATCTGAGACACCAAGGCAGGTAAATTTCTGCAATTATATCAACGAAATTATCTTTACCCTCAAGCCTAAGTTGAAGGGTAGTCAATACATCATAAATCTTGATTGCTCTGAAGCGGTTGAAGTTGAACTCGTTGTGAGTGTGTTGGAGGAGATTATGACCAACTTGATCATGAATTCACTGCAGCATGGTTTTGAAAACTTAGATAGAGGAGAGGTGTTTATTCATGTCTCAGAGCAAGATGACAAGATACGTTTAACTTACTCCGACTCAGGTAGGGGGGTGGCGGAAGAAGACTTTGAGAAAATATTTGAACCATTCTTTACTACCCAAAGAGGATTGGGGCGCAATGGATTAGGTCTTACCATAGTGTATAACTTGATTGTTCACTCGCTACAAGGGAGTATTTCCTGTCGACACGACACTCAGGGACACACTCTGTTTGAAATCGAACTCCCTAAGAAGCAGGGGGGTTAG
- a CDS encoding methyl-accepting chemotaxis protein: MLKLNIRRKVVLTTLASVVLSILIISVYSLSTSRSIILESTLDRELPAVLGEVANDIDAQLLMPITIAKVMANNVDYQQIIRSGDKPDSHQKIINYLNNIQQKFGTIAAFLVSSESGRYFTQNGVFKTISKSDPKDQWFYNFMASGKDYDLSLDIDESNQTPTLFINYLMKVDGKPNAVAGVGLSLASLATSIKQYQIGTNGIVFLTDELGIIKLHPDTGNIGKNIKNLGDIDTSSLLQKQAFSTTEYQDSGTDMLVASRYLPEIGWYLVAQVPRDEIFGPLNRATWSVAVMGLIIAILFMVISAWLINRLISPFGELANMLEAIGDGEGDLTIRLDESRHDEVGNMARGYNKFVSYLSSTLRSVSATGNDLYEAVERIDNQAKHMEGDITDQVSKIEQIATAIHQMGMTAEEIAGSANNAAENAQVAEEAVVQGNMSVQKTISSVSTMSEQLLNTSQTISQLAEDANSIDTVLEVIRAVSEQTNLLALNAAIEAARAGEQGRGFAVVADEVRTLASRSHASTEEIKGIIEKLQAKTHEAVEAIERSTELSSDSQAEATISGEHLQSISENIKVMNEMSVQIATATGEQSNVVGEINPHVTAIADISSTSSQVVQQTSVDCSDLREMAVQLNELVARFKI, from the coding sequence ATGTTGAAACTGAATATCCGGCGCAAGGTAGTACTCACTACCTTGGCTTCTGTCGTGTTGTCTATATTGATCATCAGCGTCTACTCACTCAGTACCAGTCGCTCTATAATCTTAGAGAGCACCTTAGACAGGGAGCTTCCAGCTGTACTAGGAGAAGTCGCTAACGACATAGACGCCCAGTTACTTATGCCTATTACTATTGCAAAAGTCATGGCAAACAACGTCGATTACCAACAAATTATTCGCTCAGGAGACAAGCCTGATAGTCATCAAAAAATCATAAATTACCTGAATAACATTCAGCAGAAGTTCGGCACAATAGCAGCCTTCTTGGTCTCATCCGAGAGTGGACGTTACTTCACTCAAAATGGGGTATTTAAGACCATCTCAAAATCAGATCCAAAGGATCAGTGGTTTTATAATTTTATGGCCAGTGGAAAAGATTACGATCTAAGTCTAGATATTGATGAAAGTAATCAGACACCAACCCTCTTCATCAATTACCTAATGAAAGTCGACGGTAAACCCAACGCAGTTGCTGGGGTAGGGTTATCTTTAGCGAGTTTAGCAACCAGCATTAAACAGTACCAGATAGGCACTAATGGCATCGTATTCCTCACCGATGAGCTGGGAATAATAAAGCTACATCCGGACACGGGTAACATAGGTAAAAATATCAAGAACCTTGGAGACATTGACACTAGTTCACTCCTACAAAAACAAGCATTTTCAACCACTGAGTACCAAGACTCTGGTACCGATATGCTAGTTGCCAGTCGTTATTTACCTGAAATTGGCTGGTATCTTGTTGCACAAGTTCCCCGTGATGAAATATTTGGCCCCCTGAATCGAGCCACCTGGTCTGTGGCTGTTATGGGGCTAATTATCGCGATCCTATTTATGGTTATCAGCGCTTGGTTAATAAATCGACTAATATCCCCCTTCGGCGAACTAGCTAACATGCTAGAAGCGATAGGAGATGGTGAGGGAGATCTCACCATACGCTTGGATGAATCTAGGCATGATGAAGTAGGTAATATGGCCAGAGGTTACAACAAATTTGTTAGCTATTTGAGCAGCACCCTAAGAAGTGTATCTGCGACGGGAAACGACTTATATGAGGCAGTTGAAAGAATAGATAACCAAGCAAAACATATGGAGGGAGACATCACAGATCAAGTTAGCAAAATAGAACAGATTGCCACTGCAATTCACCAAATGGGGATGACAGCAGAAGAGATTGCCGGCAGTGCAAATAATGCGGCAGAAAATGCACAAGTAGCAGAAGAGGCTGTCGTACAAGGCAACATGTCGGTCCAGAAAACGATTTCAAGCGTTTCTACCATGAGTGAGCAACTACTCAACACCAGCCAGACCATCAGCCAGCTTGCAGAAGATGCCAACTCAATCGATACAGTACTGGAAGTTATCCGTGCCGTATCAGAACAAACGAACCTACTCGCCCTCAATGCAGCCATTGAAGCCGCTAGAGCGGGTGAACAAGGTAGAGGCTTTGCTGTAGTGGCAGATGAAGTCAGAACTCTAGCCTCAAGAAGCCATGCATCAACTGAAGAGATAAAAGGCATTATTGAGAAGCTACAAGCTAAGACCCATGAGGCGGTAGAGGCTATCGAAAGAAGTACAGAGCTAAGCAGTGACAGCCAAGCTGAAGCGACTATTTCCGGCGAACATTTACAAAGTATCTCTGAAAACATCAAGGTGATGAACGAGATGAGCGTCCAGATCGCCACGGCAACGGGAGAGCAATCAAACGTAGTTGGAGAGATAAACCCACATGTCACCGCTATCGCAGATATCTCAAGTACCAGCAGCCAAGTTGTCCAACAAACATCGGTAGACTGTAGTGACTTACGCGAGATGGCAGTACAACTCAACGAATTGGTAGCCAGATTCAAGATATAA
- a CDS encoding c-type cytochrome — translation MTHTVAIAFTFTLSLFCLDIYAVGLDRGAKVYAERCVLCHGNTGTGDGYLPLRINDYPETNLFIKIKAASRKQVISVVTKGVNQNMPPWEDELSLLEIADVADLIIYLREDTESAVAMLNKYTSKLLRSLEEGKVIFETRCSLCHGMGGKGDGRLSKLITQPSPANLTQSRLLRASMFDIITLGGQAVGRSSKMPPWGEVLSVNEINAVTDYVKTLRD, via the coding sequence ATGACTCATACTGTAGCGATAGCTTTTACTTTTACCCTTTCACTCTTTTGTTTGGACATTTATGCCGTAGGCTTGGATCGGGGCGCTAAGGTTTATGCCGAACGTTGTGTCCTATGCCATGGTAATACTGGCACGGGTGATGGTTATCTACCACTGCGAATTAACGATTATCCTGAGACAAATTTGTTTATCAAGATAAAAGCCGCAAGCAGAAAGCAAGTGATCTCTGTGGTCACTAAAGGTGTGAATCAAAATATGCCGCCATGGGAAGATGAGTTATCTCTTTTAGAGATTGCTGATGTGGCTGATTTGATCATTTACTTAAGGGAGGATACTGAATCTGCCGTTGCCATGTTAAATAAGTACACCAGCAAACTGCTACGAAGTTTAGAGGAAGGTAAGGTCATATTTGAAACCCGGTGCTCCTTGTGTCACGGAATGGGTGGTAAAGGTGATGGGCGCCTTTCAAAGCTTATCACCCAGCCTTCTCCTGCTAATCTAACTCAAAGTCGGCTGTTAAGGGCATCCATGTTTGACATAATCACCTTGGGTGGTCAAGCCGTCGGGCGATCATCTAAAATGCCTCCTTGGGGAGAGGTGCTGAGTGTTAATGAGATCAATGCAGTGACCGATTACGTTAAGACATTAAGGGATTAG